The Galactobacillus timonensis genome has a segment encoding these proteins:
- a CDS encoding CocE/NonD family hydrolase: MKILLILAMAVSSFSVVRKENVSVFRLYVECNHDMDGDGWMDCIQLLVFVPGGGGVFPTVLLANPYGMGTWTEDVPVSSQPSSAPMGYGKRRERLQEALPSNDPFAAELWMDERDRDLIHQLLEEGYAAAVCAGPGTFGSDGWNTVLGSQERAAWTSIVSFLRNEEAAFLEPGGGRITDAFWSNGTLLFLGHSYGGAIGLSLVQQDPALFDAMILSAPVTDWQKWYETALRHSSQPLADLARFCSSKVFEERERNAYLFFLSLLETEAASGKAWNERTYLDARPECPVLLLTSFRDEIIPSSSVYELFSLWEESGIPVSVGLHSGGHMVPDIPSFFADWMDEAGRRGSVSSRVYEFFGK, translated from the coding sequence ATGAAGATACTGTTGATTCTGGCGATGGCTGTTTCCTCTTTTTCTGTTGTAAGAAAAGAGAATGTCTCCGTGTTTCGTCTCTATGTGGAATGTAACCATGATATGGACGGGGACGGGTGGATGGATTGCATTCAGTTGCTGGTGTTTGTTCCTGGGGGAGGCGGTGTGTTTCCGACGGTTCTGCTGGCGAATCCATACGGTATGGGAACATGGACTGAGGATGTGCCGGTTTCTTCTCAGCCGTCTTCTGCACCAATGGGTTATGGGAAAAGGCGGGAAAGGCTTCAGGAAGCCCTCCCTTCCAATGATCCCTTCGCGGCAGAACTCTGGATGGATGAACGTGACCGGGATCTGATTCATCAGCTTTTGGAAGAAGGGTATGCGGCTGCGGTCTGTGCGGGGCCGGGGACCTTTGGCTCGGATGGATGGAATACGGTGCTTGGCAGTCAGGAACGTGCGGCGTGGACGAGTATTGTTTCGTTTCTGCGCAATGAGGAAGCTGCGTTTCTGGAACCGGGAGGTGGCAGGATTACGGATGCGTTCTGGAGTAATGGGACCCTTCTGTTTCTTGGTCATTCGTATGGTGGTGCAATCGGACTTTCACTCGTGCAGCAGGATCCGGCGCTCTTTGATGCGATGATTCTCTCGGCACCGGTAACGGACTGGCAGAAATGGTATGAGACGGCATTGAGGCATTCCAGTCAGCCGTTGGCAGATCTTGCGCGCTTCTGTTCTTCAAAGGTATTTGAGGAGCGTGAGCGGAATGCGTATCTTTTCTTTCTTTCGCTTCTCGAAACAGAGGCTGCCAGCGGAAAGGCGTGGAACGAGAGAACGTATCTTGATGCGCGTCCGGAGTGTCCGGTGCTTCTTTTGACATCATTTCGGGATGAAATCATTCCCTCTTCGTCGGTATATGAACTGTTTTCTTTGTGGGAAGAAAGCGGAATCCCGGTTTCGGTTGGACTGCATTCTGGTGGCCATATGGTGCCTGATATTCCTTCGTTTTTTGCGGACTGGATGGATGAAGCAGGGAGAAGAGGATCCGTTTCTTCCCGCGTTTACGAATTTTTTGGAAAATGA
- the rpsI gene encoding 30S ribosomal protein S9, with amino-acid sequence MATKKKNTVTYIGTGRRKTSVARVFMTPGTGVITVNGKSLEEYLPQAVLRMEVNSPLVLTETQGQFDIKVNVAGGGYAGQAGAIRHGISRALLEASADYRPILKKAGFLTRDSREKERKKYGLKAARRAPQYSKR; translated from the coding sequence ATGGCAACCAAGAAGAAGAATACAGTTACGTATATTGGAACAGGCCGTCGTAAGACGTCTGTAGCCCGTGTCTTCATGACTCCGGGTACCGGTGTGATCACAGTCAATGGCAAGTCTCTGGAAGAGTATCTGCCGCAGGCTGTTCTTCGCATGGAAGTAAACAGCCCGCTCGTTCTGACTGAGACACAGGGACAGTTTGATATCAAGGTCAACGTCGCTGGCGGCGGTTATGCCGGCCAGGCAGGCGCAATCCGTCATGGTATCTCCCGCGCTCTGCTTGAGGCTTCGGCGGATTATCGTCCGATCCTGAAGAAGGCTGGATTCCTGACCCGCGATTCCCGTGAGAAGGAACGTAAGAAGTACGGTCTCAAGGCAGCTCGTCGCGCTCCGCAGTACAGCAAGCGTTAA
- the rplM gene encoding 50S ribosomal protein L13 — translation MRQTTMAKPAEMKKQWYVVDATDCTLGRLATQVANVLRGKNKPIFTPNVDCGDYVIVVNADKVKITGDQDAKKMYFSHSMWPGGLRVRSTKVMREQYTVEWVEKAIKGMLPHNKLGDVQRTHLFVYEGPDHPHAAQKPIELKVK, via the coding sequence ATGCGTCAGACAACAATGGCGAAGCCTGCAGAGATGAAGAAGCAGTGGTATGTCGTAGATGCGACAGACTGCACACTCGGCAGACTTGCAACACAGGTAGCGAACGTATTGCGCGGCAAGAACAAGCCGATCTTCACTCCGAATGTTGACTGCGGTGACTATGTGATCGTTGTCAATGCGGACAAGGTAAAGATCACCGGCGATCAGGATGCGAAGAAGATGTATTTCTCTCATTCGATGTGGCCGGGTGGACTTCGCGTTCGTTCGACCAAGGTAATGCGTGAGCAGTACACGGTTGAATGGGTGGAGAAGGCTATTAAGGGCATGCTGCCGCACAACAAGCTGGGTGATGTGCAGAGAACTCATCTGTTTGTTTATGAGGGACCGGATCATCCGCACGCTGCGCAGAAGCCGATCGAGCTTAAGGTGAAGTAA
- the truA gene encoding tRNA pseudouridine(38-40) synthase TruA, giving the protein MRYKCTVSYIGKNYCGWQSQRNGDSIQEQIEHALYRLTGEKVNILASGRTDKGVNAAGQVFHFDTDKVMRPRKWQGAINAFLPDDIHICSVEEAEPHFHARYCVRKKTYAYRIHFGEADVFSREYAYQCPYTVDSGKMKAAAEYLVGKHDFAALCSNSFQETPDQVRTVYDISFTEEGDMLTIRFTGDGFLRYQVRMMSALLLEIGQGRRNAEDIPGILASRSKRLARKNAHPEGLTLEKVEYFRILAESESTVVKELTEEYPEIYERFKNDPEHYVIADRHLPIVFAMVTVNHEQSEIHLFSSEYKEKTDTVFQELSEALQRRKIRLRYGSNIVKMD; this is encoded by the coding sequence ATGCGCTATAAATGTACGGTTTCCTATATCGGAAAGAACTACTGCGGGTGGCAATCGCAGCGAAACGGCGACAGTATTCAGGAACAGATTGAGCATGCGCTGTACCGTCTGACAGGTGAGAAGGTGAATATTCTTGCGTCCGGGCGTACGGATAAGGGTGTCAATGCGGCTGGTCAGGTGTTCCATTTTGATACGGACAAGGTGATGCGGCCGCGCAAGTGGCAGGGTGCGATCAATGCCTTTCTGCCGGATGACATTCATATCTGCAGTGTAGAAGAAGCTGAGCCGCACTTTCATGCGCGCTATTGTGTGCGTAAGAAGACGTATGCGTACCGGATTCACTTCGGTGAGGCGGATGTTTTCTCCAGGGAGTATGCCTATCAATGTCCGTATACAGTCGATAGCGGGAAGATGAAGGCTGCGGCAGAATATCTTGTCGGGAAACATGATTTTGCGGCATTATGTTCAAACTCGTTCCAGGAGACGCCGGATCAGGTGCGTACGGTCTACGATATTTCCTTTACGGAAGAAGGAGATATGCTGACGATCCGCTTTACGGGTGACGGCTTTCTGCGTTATCAGGTGCGGATGATGAGTGCACTTCTGCTGGAAATCGGACAGGGCAGAAGGAATGCGGAAGACATTCCGGGGATACTGGCGAGCCGCTCCAAGCGTCTTGCGCGCAAGAATGCGCATCCCGAAGGGCTGACGCTGGAGAAGGTGGAGTACTTCCGCATTCTTGCGGAATCCGAGTCGACGGTCGTCAAGGAACTTACGGAAGAGTATCCGGAGATATATGAGCGCTTCAAAAATGATCCGGAGCATTATGTGATTGCGGACCGTCATCTTCCGATCGTGTTTGCCATGGTGACAGTAAACCATGAGCAGTCAGAAATTCATCTGTTTTCTTCGGAATACAAAGAGAAGACCGACACCGTTTTCCAGGAACTGAGCGAGGCTCTGCAAAGGCGGAAAATCCGCTTAAGATACGGCTCAAACATTGTAAAAATGGATTGA